The Desulfovibrio porci genome includes a region encoding these proteins:
- a CDS encoding class I SAM-dependent rRNA methyltransferase: MRKLWLKKNEDRRIRAGHLWVFSNEVDTQKSPLTDFAPGEEATLCDTRGAPLGSVCLNPASLICARLHARQADAPLDAALLRQRLSQALDLRRRLFPDPWYRLCHGEGDFLPGLVIDRYGDHCTLQISTAGMESRKELIAQCLDDLIAPASLLFDNDLAMRGLEGLSRETQSRGELPDRLEVPENGCRFFAPCATGQKTGWFYDQRVNRRELARYARDADVLDIFCYAGGFGVTAAAAGAKSVTFLDASPQALALARENAAVNAPALACRDAVETVCGDAFHQLNELYEEGRRFSLISLDPPAFIKRRKDAAQGLAAYRKINALTMRLLTPGGVLASSSCSHHLPAEALRGCVAQAASRRGLHARLLFAGGQGPDHPVHAAMPETAYLKCFIAQVG; encoded by the coding sequence ATGCGCAAACTCTGGCTCAAAAAAAATGAGGACCGCCGCATCCGCGCCGGGCACCTCTGGGTGTTCAGCAATGAGGTGGACACGCAAAAAAGCCCGCTCACGGATTTCGCGCCCGGCGAGGAGGCCACGCTCTGCGATACGCGCGGCGCGCCTCTGGGCAGCGTCTGCCTGAATCCGGCTTCACTGATCTGCGCGCGGCTGCACGCGCGTCAGGCCGACGCGCCCCTGGACGCCGCCCTGCTGCGCCAACGCCTGAGCCAGGCTCTGGACCTGCGCCGACGCCTCTTCCCCGATCCCTGGTACCGGCTCTGCCACGGCGAAGGGGATTTCCTGCCCGGCCTGGTCATCGACCGCTACGGCGATCACTGCACCCTGCAAATCAGCACCGCCGGCATGGAAAGCCGCAAGGAACTCATCGCCCAGTGCCTGGACGACCTGATCGCGCCCGCGTCCCTGCTTTTCGACAACGACCTTGCCATGCGCGGCCTGGAAGGACTTTCCCGCGAAACCCAAAGCCGGGGCGAGTTGCCAGACCGGCTGGAAGTGCCGGAAAACGGCTGCCGCTTTTTCGCGCCCTGCGCCACGGGCCAGAAAACCGGCTGGTTTTACGATCAGCGGGTCAACCGGCGGGAACTGGCCCGCTACGCCCGCGACGCGGACGTGCTGGACATTTTCTGTTACGCGGGCGGCTTCGGCGTCACGGCCGCCGCTGCCGGAGCGAAGTCCGTGACGTTTCTGGACGCCTCGCCCCAGGCGCTGGCCCTGGCGCGTGAAAACGCGGCGGTCAACGCCCCCGCCCTGGCGTGCAGGGACGCGGTGGAGACCGTCTGCGGCGACGCCTTCCACCAGCTCAATGAACTGTACGAGGAAGGACGCCGCTTTTCCCTGATCAGCCTGGACCCGCCCGCCTTCATCAAACGCCGCAAAGACGCGGCGCAGGGTCTGGCGGCCTATCGCAAGATCAACGCTCTGACCATGCGTCTGCTGACGCCGGGCGGCGTGCTGGCAAGCTCATCCTGCTCGCACCATCTCCCGGCCGAAGCCCTGCGCGGCTGCGTGGCTCAGGCCGCGTCCCGGCGCGGGCTGCACGCCCGCCTGCTTTTCGCGGGCGGGCAGGGGCCGGATCATCCGGTGCACGCGGCCATGCCCGAAACCGCCTATCTCAAATGTTTCATCGCCCAGGTGGGCTAA
- a CDS encoding AraC family ligand binding domain-containing protein translates to MPGGTRVIRFDADLHIEACWFHGLLQNFPNHFHEHYVIGCIDGGRRRVLCNNKEYLAKAGDLILFNPRDNHACSQVGEEPLNWRCLHVAGETMRRLTRQITGRETLPAFAPNIVPQSELAPLLRDLHAMILEEFVDFCKEELLLALLGQLLEDFAAPFAQPASQAGDAPLRAVCDFLEEHYAERISLDDLSRLAGLDKYYLLRAFTRSRGITPYRYLENVRIARAKALLEAGVPPVEAALNTGFTDQSHFTKFFKCFIGLTPRQYQRIFIPAGR, encoded by the coding sequence ATGCCGGGCGGGACGCGCGTGATCCGTTTTGACGCGGATCTGCACATTGAGGCCTGTTGGTTTCACGGGCTGCTGCAAAATTTCCCCAATCATTTCCATGAGCACTACGTCATCGGCTGCATAGACGGCGGCCGCCGCCGAGTTCTCTGCAACAACAAGGAATATCTGGCAAAAGCCGGGGATCTGATTCTCTTCAATCCGCGTGACAATCACGCCTGCAGCCAGGTGGGCGAAGAACCCCTGAACTGGCGCTGTCTGCATGTGGCCGGGGAAACCATGCGCCGCCTGACCCGGCAGATCACCGGCAGGGAAACCCTGCCCGCGTTCGCGCCCAACATTGTGCCGCAAAGCGAACTGGCGCCCCTGCTGCGCGATCTGCACGCCATGATCCTGGAAGAGTTTGTGGACTTCTGCAAGGAAGAGCTGCTTCTCGCCCTGCTGGGACAATTGCTGGAGGACTTCGCCGCGCCCTTCGCGCAACCCGCGTCCCAGGCCGGAGACGCGCCTCTGCGCGCGGTCTGCGACTTTCTGGAAGAGCACTATGCCGAGCGCATCAGCCTGGACGACCTGAGCCGTCTGGCGGGACTGGACAAATACTATCTGCTGCGCGCGTTCACCCGTTCCAGGGGCATCACGCCCTACCGCTATCTGGAGAACGTGCGCATCGCCAGGGCCAAGGCTCTGCTGGAAGCGGGCGTTCCCCCGGTGGAGGCGGCCCTGAACACGGGCTTTACAGACCAGAGCCACTTCACGAAATTTTTCAAATGCTTTATCGGGCTGACGCCCAGGCAGTACCAGCGCATCTTCATCCCGGCCGGACGCTGA
- a CDS encoding DMT family transporter, with amino-acid sequence MADHKQLIGHLAALMTIIVWGITFISTKVLLRDFTPLEILFIRFTLGWLALWLVCPRRLVLTDRRQEWLFAFAGLTGVTLYFLLENIALTYSFASNVGVIVAVAPFFTALLAFRFLDGERPRANFFLGFVVAITGIGLISFNGSTVLQLNPLGDLLAVLAALVWAVYSILTRKIGAHGYGSLQATRRIFFYGLLFMLPCLPVLGFSWDTARVLKPVNLFNLLFLGLWASALCFVTWTFSIRRLGAIKTVVYIYLVPVVTVLTSVLVLHERITWMSAMGTALTLLGLAISEMRRFRLWKSAGHMVRSGETGD; translated from the coding sequence ATGGCGGACCATAAACAGTTGATCGGACATCTCGCGGCCCTGATGACCATTATCGTCTGGGGCATCACCTTCATTTCCACCAAGGTGCTGCTGCGCGACTTCACGCCCCTGGAAATTCTGTTCATTCGCTTCACGCTCGGCTGGCTGGCCCTCTGGCTGGTCTGCCCGCGCCGCCTCGTCCTGACGGACAGACGGCAGGAATGGCTTTTCGCCTTTGCCGGTCTGACTGGCGTCACCCTGTATTTTCTGCTGGAAAATATCGCCCTGACCTATTCCTTCGCCTCCAATGTGGGCGTGATAGTGGCCGTGGCTCCCTTTTTCACGGCCCTGCTGGCCTTTCGTTTTCTGGACGGCGAACGGCCCCGCGCCAATTTTTTTCTGGGCTTCGTCGTGGCCATTACGGGCATCGGCCTGATCAGCTTCAACGGCAGCACGGTGCTCCAGCTCAACCCGCTGGGCGACCTGCTGGCCGTGCTGGCGGCCCTGGTCTGGGCCGTATATTCCATCCTGACCCGCAAGATCGGGGCGCACGGCTACGGCAGCCTGCAGGCGACCCGTCGGATTTTCTTCTACGGCCTGCTGTTCATGCTGCCCTGCCTGCCGGTTCTCGGCTTTTCCTGGGACACGGCGCGCGTGCTCAAGCCGGTGAATCTCTTCAATCTGCTTTTTCTGGGCCTCTGGGCCTCGGCCCTCTGTTTTGTGACCTGGACCTTCTCCATCAGACGACTGGGGGCCATCAAAACCGTGGTCTACATTTATCTGGTGCCGGTGGTCACGGTGCTGACCTCGGTGCTGGTGCTGCACGAGCGCATCACCTGGATGTCCGCCATGGGCACGGCCCTGACCCTGCTGGGCCTGGCCATTTCCGAAATGCGGCGTTTCCGGCTCTGGAAGAGCGCCGGGCATATGGTGAGGAGCGGCGAAACCGGCGACTAG
- the argC gene encoding N-acetyl-gamma-glutamyl-phosphate reductase, translating into MKTINVGLVGITGYAGMELARLLAGHPAMRLAMACSRAEAGKRLGEFYPFLEHMPGADVVISVFEPKEAAQHCDLVFLAVPAGTAMDMAGPLLDAGVKVVDLSADFRIHDAGVYERWYKHEHHGKDLLRWAVYGLPELYAADIAQTSLTANPGCYPTSVILGLYAALKNKLIEPDDIVVDSKSGATGAGRKAAVPTLFCEVSDNFRAYGLPRHRHTPEIEQEVSLLAGHEVRLSFNTHLLPMNRGILSTIYTKLRDPAATLDSVHEAFLRTWEHSPWIRVLPKGALPETRYVRGSMFCDIGLVVDPRTKRLIILAAIDNLCRGASGQALANANLMCGLPVNAGLEHLAPLA; encoded by the coding sequence ATGAAGACGATCAATGTGGGCTTGGTGGGCATTACCGGCTATGCGGGCATGGAACTGGCGCGGCTGCTGGCCGGGCACCCCGCCATGCGTCTGGCCATGGCCTGTTCCAGAGCCGAGGCGGGCAAACGCCTGGGCGAATTCTATCCTTTTCTGGAGCATATGCCGGGCGCGGACGTGGTCATCAGCGTTTTCGAGCCCAAGGAGGCGGCCCAGCACTGCGATCTGGTCTTTCTGGCGGTGCCCGCCGGCACGGCCATGGACATGGCCGGTCCCCTGCTGGACGCCGGGGTCAAGGTGGTGGACCTTTCGGCGGACTTCCGCATTCATGACGCCGGAGTCTACGAACGCTGGTACAAGCACGAGCATCACGGCAAGGACCTGCTGCGCTGGGCCGTCTACGGCCTGCCGGAACTTTACGCCGCGGATATCGCCCAGACCAGCCTTACGGCCAATCCCGGCTGCTATCCCACTTCGGTGATTCTGGGCCTGTACGCGGCCCTCAAAAACAAGCTGATCGAGCCGGACGACATCGTGGTGGATTCCAAGTCCGGCGCTACCGGCGCGGGCCGCAAGGCCGCCGTGCCCACCCTGTTCTGCGAGGTGTCGGACAACTTCCGCGCCTACGGCCTGCCCCGCCACCGCCATACCCCGGAAATCGAGCAGGAAGTCTCCCTGCTGGCCGGTCATGAGGTGCGGCTCTCGTTCAATACGCATCTGCTGCCCATGAACCGGGGCATCCTCTCCACCATTTACACAAAACTCAGGGATCCCGCCGCCACTCTGGACAGCGTGCACGAGGCCTTCCTCCGCACCTGGGAACACAGCCCCTGGATTCGCGTGCTGCCCAAGGGCGCTCTGCCCGAAACCCGCTACGTGCGCGGCAGCATGTTCTGCGACATCGGTCTGGTGGTGGACCCCCGCACCAAGCGGCTGATCATCCTGGCGGCCATCGACAATCTCTGCCGCGGCGCTTCGGGCCAGGCTCTGGCCAACGCCAACCTGATGTGCGGCCTGCCCGTGAACGCCGGTCTGGAGCATCTCGCGCCCCTGGCTTGA
- the hypE gene encoding hydrogenase expression/formation protein HypE gives MDDCLLLDAGSGGRASQRLVAQCFLRHFANPLLERLDDAALLRDLRGPLAMSTDSYTVTPLFFPGGSIGSLAVHGTVNDVSMLGAHPRYLSCAFILEEGLPLDVLERVVADMGRAARTAGVQIVTGDTKVVPRGACDKIFINTTGVGEIFTAPAPSGHNARPGDAVLVSGAMGDHGLTVMGSRESLSFLTDVASDSAPLNQMIADVIAAAGEVHVLRDPTRGGLATTLNEIAEQSQVCISLEEEHIPVHESVKSGCSFLGLDPLYLANEGKCICILPEEKAEAALAAMRASPYGTEAARIGSVSDGKAGQVSLRTRIGGQRLLGMLEGAQLPRIC, from the coding sequence ATGGATGATTGTCTTTTGCTGGACGCGGGCAGCGGCGGCCGGGCCTCGCAACGACTGGTGGCGCAGTGTTTTCTGCGTCATTTCGCCAATCCCCTGCTGGAACGCCTGGACGATGCGGCCCTGCTGCGTGATCTGCGCGGTCCGCTGGCCATGAGTACGGATTCCTACACCGTGACCCCGCTCTTTTTCCCGGGCGGCAGCATCGGCAGTCTGGCCGTGCACGGCACGGTCAACGACGTGTCCATGCTCGGCGCGCATCCCCGTTACCTGAGCTGCGCCTTTATTCTGGAGGAGGGTCTGCCCCTGGACGTGCTGGAGCGCGTAGTGGCGGACATGGGCCGGGCGGCCCGCACGGCCGGAGTGCAGATCGTCACCGGCGACACCAAGGTGGTGCCGCGTGGGGCCTGCGACAAAATTTTCATCAATACCACCGGAGTGGGCGAAATTTTCACGGCCCCGGCCCCCTCCGGGCACAACGCCCGGCCCGGCGACGCGGTGCTGGTCAGCGGCGCAATGGGCGACCATGGCCTGACCGTCATGGGCAGCCGCGAAAGCCTCTCCTTTCTCACGGATGTGGCCTCGGATTCGGCCCCGCTGAACCAGATGATCGCGGACGTCATCGCGGCCGCCGGTGAGGTGCATGTGCTGCGCGACCCCACGCGCGGCGGGCTGGCCACCACTCTGAACGAGATCGCCGAGCAGTCCCAGGTCTGTATCAGCCTGGAGGAAGAGCACATTCCGGTGCACGAGTCCGTCAAAAGCGGCTGCTCCTTTCTGGGCCTGGATCCGCTCTATCTGGCCAACGAGGGCAAGTGTATCTGCATTCTGCCCGAGGAAAAGGCCGAGGCCGCGCTGGCGGCCATGCGCGCCTCGCCCTACGGCACCGAAGCCGCGCGCATCGGCAGCGTGAGCGACGGCAAGGCCGGGCAGGTGTCGCTGCGCACGCGCATCGGCGGGCAGCGGCTGCTGGGAATGCTGGAGGGAGCGCAACTGCCCCGTATCTGCTGA
- the nadB gene encoding L-aspartate oxidase — protein sequence MTPTRRHVPILIIGSGVAGCTAALTLADAGCDVLLLNAGDKLADGNSELAQGGIIYRAAPPADDDARALEKDILVAGHNYNYRKAVRWLCRQGPLCVDEVLIKRAGVEFDRNPDGSFNLTREGGHSTPRILHRADYSGRALMDGLTAQVLAHPRITCLHRRAAIDLLTSHHHAKNSQYRYEVDNRCLGAYVLNEESGEPETILADWTVLATGGVGQVFLHSTNAPGCVGTGVSMAFRAGVDLANLEFMQFHPTALYEERSNRRPLITEAMRGEGARLLDDKGQAFMLRHDKRGDLAPRDVVAQAMMEEMLHSGAPCLFLDVSGVKQDLPTRFPTVFEQCREAGLDIRNEPIPVVPAAHYFCGGVLTDTRGRTSLRGLYAIGECACTGLHGANRLASTSLLEALVWGVSCGKDLARRASGEALPAGLAAAIPDWQHEGDERHDDPALVAQDWANIRNTMWNYVGISRTDARLRRAFEDMRDLVRHIHDFYKRTRISRRLVDLFHGSQTAYVITQAAMRNPVSIGCHHRVD from the coding sequence GTGACTCCCACCCGCCGTCATGTGCCCATCCTGATCATCGGCTCCGGCGTGGCCGGCTGCACCGCCGCCCTGACCCTGGCCGACGCCGGTTGCGACGTGCTGCTGCTCAACGCCGGCGACAAGCTGGCCGACGGCAATTCCGAGCTGGCCCAGGGCGGCATCATCTACCGCGCGGCCCCCCCTGCCGACGACGATGCCCGCGCCCTGGAAAAAGACATTCTGGTGGCCGGGCATAACTACAATTACCGCAAGGCCGTGCGCTGGCTCTGCCGCCAGGGCCCGCTCTGCGTGGATGAAGTGCTGATCAAACGCGCGGGCGTGGAATTCGACCGCAATCCGGACGGCAGTTTCAACCTGACCCGCGAGGGCGGGCACTCGACCCCGCGCATTCTGCACCGGGCCGACTACTCGGGACGGGCGCTCATGGACGGGCTCACGGCCCAGGTGCTGGCCCATCCGCGCATTACCTGCCTGCACCGCCGCGCCGCCATCGACCTTTTGACCAGCCACCACCACGCCAAGAATTCGCAGTACCGCTACGAGGTGGACAACCGCTGCCTGGGGGCCTATGTGCTCAACGAGGAGAGCGGCGAGCCGGAGACCATCCTGGCCGACTGGACGGTACTGGCCACCGGCGGCGTGGGGCAGGTTTTCCTGCATTCCACCAACGCGCCGGGCTGCGTGGGCACGGGCGTGTCCATGGCCTTCCGTGCGGGCGTGGATCTGGCCAATCTGGAATTCATGCAGTTTCACCCCACAGCTCTTTACGAAGAGCGCAGCAACCGCCGTCCCCTGATTACCGAGGCCATGCGCGGCGAGGGCGCGCGTCTGCTGGACGACAAAGGCCAAGCCTTCATGCTCCGCCACGACAAACGCGGCGACCTGGCCCCGCGCGACGTGGTGGCCCAGGCCATGATGGAGGAAATGCTGCACAGCGGCGCGCCCTGCCTCTTCCTGGATGTGAGCGGCGTCAAGCAGGACCTGCCCACCCGCTTCCCCACGGTCTTCGAACAGTGCCGTGAAGCCGGTCTGGACATCCGCAACGAGCCCATTCCGGTGGTGCCCGCCGCGCACTACTTCTGTGGCGGCGTGCTGACCGACACGCGGGGCCGCACCTCGTTGCGCGGACTGTACGCCATCGGCGAATGCGCCTGCACCGGTCTGCACGGGGCCAACCGTCTGGCCAGCACCTCCCTGCTGGAGGCTCTGGTCTGGGGCGTGAGCTGCGGCAAGGATCTGGCCCGGCGCGCCTCCGGCGAAGCGCTGCCCGCCGGTCTGGCCGCCGCCATCCCGGACTGGCAGCACGAGGGCGACGAGCGCCACGACGACCCGGCCCTGGTGGCCCAGGATTGGGCCAACATCCGCAACACCATGTGGAATTACGTGGGCATTTCGCGCACCGACGCCCGGCTGCGCCGCGCCTTTGAAGACATGCGCGACCTTGTGCGCCACATCCACGATTTTTACAAACGCACCCGCATTTCGCGACGCCTGGTGGACCTGTTCCACGGTTCGCAGACGGCCTACGTCATCACCCAGGCGGCCATGCGCAACCCTGTAAGCATTGGCTGCCACCACCGGGTGGACTGA
- the nadC gene encoding carboxylating nicotinate-nucleotide diphosphorylase gives MFTPWAAFFSPDGKRLLQQSIDLALNEDGPELTAQGLFPPEARMHAAIRAKEDTLVVGLPVIGAVFKSLGAPFSWQAAAREASRVPSMTEVARITAPAVAMLKAERVILNFITHLSGIANLTARYVRELEGTGVRLLDTRKTTPGLRWPEKYAVQAGGGTNHRKNLAEMLMLKDNHIDAAGSITAAVAALRARYRPCPPVEVECRTLEHVREAVAAKAERIMMDNMEGPLLSRALALVPPDIEAEVSGGVRLETIRAIALTGPRRPDFISVGRLTHSAVAADFSMTLIPV, from the coding sequence ATGTTCACGCCTTGGGCCGCTTTTTTTTCTCCCGACGGAAAACGGCTGCTGCAACAAAGTATTGACCTGGCCCTGAACGAAGACGGGCCGGAACTGACGGCGCAGGGGCTCTTCCCGCCGGAGGCGCGGATGCACGCCGCCATCCGGGCCAAGGAAGACACCCTGGTGGTGGGTCTGCCAGTCATCGGCGCGGTGTTCAAAAGCCTGGGCGCGCCCTTTTCCTGGCAAGCGGCGGCGCGGGAAGCCTCGCGCGTGCCGTCCATGACCGAAGTGGCCCGCATCACGGCTCCGGCCGTGGCCATGCTCAAGGCCGAGCGGGTCATCCTCAATTTCATCACCCATCTTTCGGGCATCGCCAATCTTACGGCCCGTTACGTGCGGGAACTGGAAGGCACGGGCGTACGCCTGCTGGACACGCGCAAAACCACGCCCGGCCTGCGCTGGCCCGAGAAATACGCCGTGCAGGCGGGTGGCGGGACGAACCACCGCAAGAATCTTGCGGAAATGCTCATGCTCAAGGACAACCACATAGACGCGGCCGGTTCCATCACCGCCGCCGTGGCCGCCTTGCGCGCCCGCTACCGCCCCTGTCCGCCCGTGGAGGTGGAATGCCGTACCCTGGAGCATGTGCGCGAAGCCGTGGCGGCCAAGGCCGAGCGGATTATGATGGACAATATGGAAGGCCCGCTGCTGAGCCGGGCGCTGGCTCTGGTGCCGCCGGACATTGAGGCCGAAGTCAGCGGCGGCGTGCGTCTGGAGACCATCCGGGCCATCGCCCTGACCGGCCCGCGCCGTCCGGATTTCATTTCCGTGGGCCGCCTGACCCACTCGGCCGTGGCCGCGGATTTCAGCATGACCCTGATTCCCGTCTGA
- a CDS encoding DUF1844 domain-containing protein encodes MSQNNCGCHGSKGGPMPEVTFSTFILSLASSALVQLGEVPNPETGRVEQDLLLARHNIDVLEMLRQKTERCLEEQERRLLESILYELRMKYVIKCGPDCEKKTAESSAG; translated from the coding sequence ATGAGCCAAAATAATTGCGGCTGTCACGGTTCCAAGGGCGGTCCCATGCCCGAGGTGACCTTTTCCACCTTTATTCTTTCCCTGGCCTCTTCGGCCCTGGTGCAACTGGGCGAAGTGCCCAATCCCGAAACCGGCCGGGTGGAGCAGGATCTGCTGCTGGCCCGGCACAATATCGACGTGCTGGAAATGCTGCGCCAGAAGACCGAGCGCTGCCTTGAGGAACAGGAACGCCGCCTGCTGGAAAGCATTCTGTACGAGCTGCGCATGAAATATGTGATCAAATGCGGCCCGGACTGCGAAAAAAAGACGGCGGAATCCTCCGCCGGTTAG
- the hypD gene encoding hydrogenase formation protein HypD, whose product MQLNTAFQDPQLCRGLLQRLERALDGRTLRFMEVCGTHTVAIFQSGLRSLLPASVTHLSGPGCPVCVTHDAEVAAFLDLAGRDRVIVATFGDLLRVPGPGGRSLKHAQAQGARVEIVYSPLDALSLAAANPGDTVVFLGIGFETTAPTVAATLLMARQRKIENFCVLSLHKLVPPALRALLDDAACAVGAFLLPGHVSTILGLRPYGFLASEYHVPGVVGGFEPADILLALCLMAEQLRDKTPAVVNAYPRAVADTGNPRARALLEQFFQPADALWRGLGRIPQSGLALRPEYADLDAMARLDLRLPEVAALPGCRCGDVLKGRIAPPDCPLFGKKCTPATPVGPCMVSTEGSCAAYFKYAE is encoded by the coding sequence ATGCAACTGAACACAGCCTTTCAGGATCCCCAACTCTGCCGCGGCCTGTTGCAGCGCCTGGAGCGCGCCCTGGACGGGCGCACCCTGCGCTTCATGGAGGTCTGCGGCACGCATACGGTGGCCATATTCCAGAGCGGACTGCGTTCCCTGCTGCCCGCCTCGGTCACCCACCTTTCCGGGCCGGGCTGCCCGGTCTGCGTGACCCACGACGCGGAAGTGGCGGCCTTTCTGGATCTGGCCGGGCGGGACAGGGTCATTGTGGCCACCTTCGGCGATCTGCTGCGCGTGCCGGGACCCGGCGGCCGCAGCCTCAAGCACGCCCAGGCCCAGGGCGCGCGCGTGGAGATCGTCTACTCGCCCCTGGACGCCCTCAGTCTGGCCGCCGCCAATCCCGGCGACACGGTGGTTTTTCTGGGCATCGGCTTTGAAACCACCGCGCCCACCGTGGCGGCCACACTGCTCATGGCCCGGCAGCGCAAAATCGAAAACTTCTGCGTGCTCTCCCTGCACAAGCTGGTGCCGCCCGCCCTGCGCGCCCTGCTGGACGACGCCGCCTGCGCGGTGGGGGCTTTTCTGCTGCCCGGCCACGTCTCCACCATTCTGGGCCTGCGGCCCTACGGCTTTCTGGCCTCGGAATATCATGTGCCGGGCGTGGTGGGCGGCTTTGAACCGGCGGACATCCTGCTGGCCCTCTGCCTCATGGCCGAACAGCTGCGGGATAAGACCCCGGCCGTTGTCAACGCCTACCCCCGCGCGGTGGCCGACACGGGCAATCCCAGGGCCCGCGCCCTGCTGGAGCAATTCTTCCAGCCCGCCGACGCGCTCTGGCGCGGCCTGGGCCGCATTCCCCAGAGCGGCCTGGCCCTGCGGCCCGAATACGCGGATCTCGACGCCATGGCCCGCCTGGACCTGCGCCTGCCCGAAGTGGCGGCCCTGCCCGGCTGCCGTTGCGGCGACGTGCTCAAAGGGCGCATCGCGCCGCCGGACTGCCCGCTTTTCGGCAAAAAATGTACCCCGGCCACGCCTGTGGGGCCGTGCATGGTTTCCACCGAGGGCAGTTGCGCGGCCTACTTCAAATACGCGGAGTAA
- a CDS encoding pyridoxal-phosphate-dependent aminotransferase family protein — translation MLNKVRLLTPGPTPLPERVRLTLARDMIHHRKSEFKAVMGRVQEKLRVLFGTQGTVLPLSCSGTGAMTAAVYGLFNPGEKVLVAEAGKFGQRWRAIAASRGLEVTNLNAPWGQAVSPEQVEAALEADPSITGVLIQLSETSTGVLHPVREVAQITRRRDVLLVVDGISAVGLSPCPLDEWGLDCLLTGSQKGLMLPPGLALLALSERAWKKAESVTPGCFYFNLLKEREHVLKGQTLFTSPVNLILGLDESLDMLLENGLEALYAKQWALTMLTRAGVSALGLDLFAPEHFAWGITSVLLPEGVDGAEVLRLALDKYGVCMAGGQDQLKGRIVRIGHMGWVDWSDVLAGLYALERGLTEAGGFSGARDYLEQGMAAYRAALAGKPGEALPQVLVHS, via the coding sequence ATGCTCAATAAAGTACGCCTGCTCACTCCCGGCCCCACGCCCCTGCCGGAGCGCGTGCGCCTGACCCTGGCCAGGGACATGATCCATCACCGTAAAAGCGAATTCAAAGCGGTCATGGGCCGGGTGCAGGAAAAGCTGCGCGTTCTTTTCGGCACGCAAGGGACGGTGCTGCCGCTCTCCTGCTCCGGCACCGGAGCCATGACCGCCGCCGTGTACGGCCTGTTCAATCCCGGTGAAAAGGTGCTGGTGGCGGAAGCGGGCAAGTTCGGCCAGCGCTGGCGGGCCATCGCGGCCTCGCGCGGCCTGGAGGTGACAAACCTGAACGCGCCCTGGGGGCAGGCCGTGTCGCCGGAGCAGGTGGAAGCGGCTCTTGAGGCCGACCCGTCCATCACGGGCGTGCTGATCCAGCTTTCCGAAACCTCCACCGGCGTGCTGCACCCGGTCCGGGAAGTAGCCCAAATCACCCGCCGGCGCGACGTGCTGCTGGTGGTGGACGGCATTTCCGCTGTGGGCCTCTCGCCCTGTCCCCTGGACGAATGGGGGCTGGACTGCCTGCTCACCGGCTCGCAGAAGGGCCTGATGCTGCCGCCCGGCCTGGCCCTGCTGGCTCTTTCGGAGCGGGCCTGGAAAAAGGCCGAAAGCGTGACGCCCGGCTGCTTCTATTTCAATCTGCTCAAGGAGCGTGAACATGTGCTCAAGGGCCAGACCCTGTTCACTTCGCCGGTGAACCTGATTCTCGGCCTGGACGAAAGCCTGGACATGCTGCTGGAAAACGGTCTGGAAGCCCTGTACGCCAAGCAGTGGGCCCTGACCATGCTGACCCGCGCGGGCGTGTCGGCTCTGGGCCTGGACCTTTTCGCGCCGGAGCATTTCGCTTGGGGCATCACCAGCGTGCTGCTGCCCGAGGGCGTGGACGGCGCCGAGGTGCTGCGTCTGGCTCTGGACAAGTACGGCGTATGCATGGCGGGCGGCCAGGACCAACTCAAGGGGCGCATTGTGCGCATCGGCCACATGGGCTGGGTGGACTGGTCCGACGTGCTGGCCGGTCTGTACGCCCTGGAGCGCGGCCTGACGGAAGCGGGCGGCTTTTCCGGCGCGCGTGACTATCTGGAGCAGGGCATGGCCGCCTACCGCGCGGCGCTCGCCGGCAAGCCGGGAGAAGCCCTGCCTCAGGTTCTGGTGCACAGCTAG